Proteins from a genomic interval of Actinoalloteichus hymeniacidonis:
- a CDS encoding LLM class flavin-dependent oxidoreductase, translating to MRAQRRPLLLLNAAYLPYSHDWRSAAGRANSPFEAETFIRAARQAEAAGFDAFFQADFSGVNRVAARTGRPINTVEPFQLAALVAATTSRIAVLPTVSTLHTHPFTFARNLASLDRLSRGRAWINVVSSFRPGTALGVARDTTAADRHAQTEEFLTVARRLWTSWPPQATEPDRQTDRFIRDDLITDVDHDGAFYRQPGPIDLPPYSAEFPFTLQATSSLAGLRLAARSADAVFAGTPTLGAARALRSSLRRETEQAGRHADEVALLPGAFLQISRDPAEAAALARAEGTAAKTPSAWAAVQRLRARFPMLELADVSLADPPPRGLLSADPAEVLALHGSRALPLWDLARTPGRSLGELAVAEAALGEHARFTGTPSEIAVELRRWFDEGGVDGFQFILGNDFTALCSEVLPRLLG from the coding sequence GTGAGAGCTCAGCGCAGACCTCTGCTGTTGCTCAACGCCGCTTACCTGCCGTACAGCCACGATTGGCGGTCCGCAGCGGGGCGCGCGAACTCCCCGTTCGAGGCCGAGACCTTCATTCGTGCGGCGCGGCAGGCCGAGGCCGCGGGTTTCGATGCCTTCTTCCAGGCCGACTTCTCCGGCGTCAATCGGGTAGCCGCCCGGACCGGGCGGCCGATCAACACCGTCGAACCCTTCCAACTCGCCGCGCTGGTGGCCGCCACGACCAGCCGGATCGCGGTGCTGCCCACGGTGTCCACCCTGCACACCCATCCGTTCACCTTCGCGCGCAACCTGGCGAGTCTGGATCGGCTCTCGCGCGGTCGGGCCTGGATCAACGTCGTCTCGTCCTTCCGCCCCGGCACGGCGCTCGGAGTCGCCCGCGATACCACCGCCGCCGACCGCCACGCCCAGACCGAGGAATTCCTCACGGTGGCCAGGCGGCTGTGGACGAGTTGGCCACCGCAGGCGACCGAGCCGGACCGGCAGACCGACCGATTCATCCGCGACGACCTCATCACCGATGTCGACCACGATGGTGCGTTCTATCGCCAGCCCGGTCCGATCGATCTGCCGCCTTACTCGGCGGAATTCCCCTTCACCCTGCAGGCCACCTCATCGCTGGCGGGTCTGCGGCTGGCGGCGCGCAGTGCCGATGCGGTCTTCGCGGGCACCCCGACCCTCGGTGCGGCCCGCGCGCTACGGAGTTCGCTGCGGCGGGAGACCGAACAGGCGGGTCGACACGCCGACGAGGTGGCGTTGCTGCCCGGTGCCTTCCTACAGATCAGCCGCGATCCGGCCGAGGCGGCGGCCCTCGCCCGCGCCGAGGGTACGGCGGCGAAGACGCCTTCGGCATGGGCGGCGGTGCAGCGGCTGAGAGCCCGCTTTCCCATGCTTGAGCTGGCCGATGTGTCGCTCGCTGATCCGCCGCCGCGCGGCTTGCTCAGCGCGGACCCGGCGGAAGTACTCGCGCTGCACGGTTCGCGGGCGCTGCCGCTGTGGGATCTGGCCCGGACGCCCGGTCGATCGCTCGGTGAGCTCGCGGTCGCCGAGGCGGCGCTGGGCGAACATGCCCGTTTCACCGGCACGCCCTCGGAGATCGCCGTTGAGCTGCGGCGCTGGTTCGACGAGGGCGGCGTCGACGGTTTCCAATTCATCCTCGGCAACGACTTCACCGCGTTGTGCTCGGAGGTCCTGCCCCGGCTACTCGGTTGA
- a CDS encoding GNAT family N-acetyltransferase, whose protein sequence is MSEDRRIRAATREDAAACAAIYAPYVTDTAISFEEVPPTPAELADRIEQAQRGHAWLVVEDDGRVVGYAYGSPFASRPAYRWSCEVSVYLELGNRRTGAGRALYAALLDVLAQRGFRTAVAGMTLPNPASEGLHRALGFEPVGVFRDIGWKHGRWHDVARVQRRLGTEHGAPAER, encoded by the coding sequence GTGTCAGAGGACCGGAGGATCCGCGCCGCGACCCGCGAGGACGCCGCAGCCTGCGCGGCGATCTACGCCCCCTACGTCACCGATACGGCGATCAGTTTCGAGGAGGTGCCGCCCACCCCGGCGGAGCTGGCCGATCGCATCGAGCAGGCGCAGCGTGGTCATGCCTGGCTGGTGGTGGAGGACGACGGTCGGGTGGTCGGTTACGCCTACGGCAGTCCGTTCGCCTCCCGTCCGGCCTACCGGTGGTCCTGCGAAGTCAGCGTCTATCTCGAACTCGGCAACCGCCGGACCGGCGCGGGCCGGGCGCTGTATGCGGCGCTGCTCGATGTGTTGGCGCAGCGCGGTTTTCGGACCGCCGTCGCCGGAATGACCCTGCCGAACCCGGCGAGCGAGGGTCTGCACCGGGCCCTGGGCTTCGAACCGGTCGGGGTCTTCCGAGACATCGGCTGGAAACACGGCCGGTGGCACGACGTCGCCAGGGTCCAACGGCGTCTCGGCACCGAGCACGGGGCGCCCGCCGAGAGGTAA
- a CDS encoding aspartate aminotransferase family protein — protein sequence MPTETAPVDPARHLIRYAGRSPFTPEVIARAAGTSIFTESGRELLDFTSGQMSAILGHSHPAIVETVREQVAHLDHLHSGMLSRPVIELAGRLADTLPDGLDKALLLTTGAESNEAAVRMAKLVTGKHEIVSFARSWHGMTQAAAGATYSAGRKGYGPAAPGNFALPVPHSFRPDIVDANGALDWRRQLDLGFDLIDAQSVGSLAACLVEPILSSGGIIELPPGYLAALAEKCRERGMLLILDEAQTGLCRTGDWYAFQHDGVVPDIITLSKTLGAGLPLAAVLTSAEIEQQAHDKGFLFFTTHVNDPLPAAVGNTVLDVLTRDRLDERARELGTMLLGGLGDLAARHEVVDDVRGRGLLIGVELAGEDVLGAGGADRLGAAITRRCFELGLHMNIVQLPGMGGIFRIAPPLTASDAEIARGVAILDEAITDAVREL from the coding sequence ATGCCTACCGAGACAGCCCCGGTCGATCCAGCGCGCCATCTCATCCGCTACGCAGGTAGATCCCCCTTCACCCCCGAGGTGATCGCCCGCGCCGCAGGCACCTCGATATTCACCGAGAGCGGCCGGGAGCTGCTCGACTTCACCTCCGGCCAGATGAGCGCCATCCTCGGGCACTCGCATCCGGCGATCGTCGAGACGGTCCGCGAGCAGGTCGCACACCTCGATCACCTGCACAGTGGCATGCTCAGCCGCCCGGTCATCGAACTCGCGGGCCGCCTCGCCGACACGCTGCCCGACGGTCTGGACAAGGCCCTGCTGTTGACGACCGGCGCGGAGTCCAACGAGGCCGCCGTGCGGATGGCCAAGCTCGTCACCGGCAAGCACGAGATCGTGTCCTTCGCCCGGTCCTGGCACGGCATGACCCAGGCCGCGGCGGGCGCCACCTACAGCGCGGGGCGCAAGGGCTACGGGCCTGCAGCACCCGGCAACTTCGCGCTCCCGGTCCCGCACAGCTTCCGCCCCGACATCGTCGACGCCAACGGCGCCCTGGACTGGCGGCGGCAACTCGACCTCGGTTTCGACCTGATCGACGCCCAATCGGTCGGCAGCCTGGCCGCGTGCCTGGTCGAACCGATCCTGAGCTCCGGCGGCATCATCGAACTCCCGCCCGGCTACCTCGCCGCGCTGGCCGAGAAGTGCCGCGAGCGGGGCATGCTGCTGATCCTCGACGAGGCGCAGACCGGGCTGTGCCGGACCGGCGACTGGTATGCCTTCCAACACGACGGCGTCGTCCCGGACATCATCACCCTGTCCAAGACCCTCGGGGCAGGCCTACCGCTGGCCGCTGTGCTGACCAGCGCTGAGATCGAACAACAGGCCCACGACAAGGGTTTCCTGTTCTTCACCACCCACGTCAACGACCCGCTGCCCGCCGCGGTGGGCAACACCGTCCTGGACGTGCTGACCCGCGACCGGCTCGACGAACGGGCCCGCGAACTCGGCACGATGCTGCTCGGCGGCCTCGGCGATCTCGCCGCCCGCCACGAGGTCGTCGACGACGTCCGTGGTCGCGGGCTGCTGATCGGCGTGGAGCTGGCAGGCGAGGACGTCTTGGGCGCGGGCGGAGCCGACCGGCTCGGCGCGGCGATCACCCGCCGCTGCTTCGAACTCGGACTGCACATGAACATCGTCCAACTGCCCGGGATGGGCGGCATCTTCCGCATCGCACCGCCGCTGACGGCGAGCGACGCCGAGATCGCCCGAGGCGTGGCCATCCTCGATGAGGCCATCACCGACGCGGTGCGCGAACTGTGA
- a CDS encoding YciI family protein, with protein sequence MKYMLLITADTGPDATQNECSVEEWLSFDAAAKDAGVLVDSAQLADLTTATAVHVDSAGNRTITDGPFTESREVLGGYYVIDVPNLDVALDWAARCPGARDGGSLVVRPVAEF encoded by the coding sequence GTGAAGTACATGCTGTTGATCACCGCCGACACCGGACCGGACGCCACGCAGAACGAGTGCAGCGTCGAGGAATGGCTGAGCTTCGACGCGGCCGCCAAGGACGCCGGGGTCCTGGTGGACTCGGCCCAACTGGCGGATCTGACCACGGCGACGGCCGTGCACGTCGACTCCGCAGGCAACCGCACCATCACCGATGGTCCGTTCACCGAGTCCCGCGAGGTCCTGGGCGGCTACTACGTGATCGACGTGCCGAACCTCGATGTCGCGCTCGACTGGGCGGCCCGCTGTCCAGGAGCACGGGACGGCGGTTCGCTGGTGGTCCGCCCGGTCGCGGAATTCTGA
- a CDS encoding LysR family transcriptional regulator, with the protein MNQLQLQQLECLLVLAEELHFGHTAARLGCSQSRVSQLVSGLESRVGARLVERTSRRVALTRFGAQFVDEVRPAYAALDMVFTNARQRAGRGTLCELRIGFHGSVYEEITLAFRRLRAEHDVAVMLSEIPLGSPFQALLDGRVDAVVVELPVHEAALSIGFRFPPQDQLLAVSAAHPLAARGEADIEQLANLDLLHRSGDAPEYWMNARVPRATPAGAPIRSSTGITTIQEGLALVAGGEHAMLLCRPLAQRTLREDVRYLSVDGLAPSQLALVWRTEHAGEQLASLAELLHDEFAADPPERLPACAAVS; encoded by the coding sequence ATGAATCAGCTGCAACTCCAGCAGCTCGAATGCCTGCTCGTGTTGGCGGAGGAACTGCACTTCGGACACACGGCCGCGAGACTGGGCTGCTCCCAGAGTCGGGTCAGCCAGTTGGTCTCCGGGTTGGAATCCAGGGTGGGAGCGCGGCTGGTCGAGCGCACCAGCAGGCGGGTGGCGCTGACCCGCTTCGGCGCGCAGTTCGTCGACGAGGTTCGGCCCGCCTATGCGGCGCTGGACATGGTGTTCACCAATGCCAGGCAGCGCGCGGGCCGGGGAACGCTGTGCGAGCTGCGGATCGGTTTCCACGGCAGCGTCTACGAGGAGATCACGCTCGCCTTCCGCAGGCTGCGCGCCGAGCATGACGTGGCCGTCATGTTGAGCGAGATCCCGCTCGGCTCGCCGTTCCAAGCCCTGTTGGACGGCCGGGTCGATGCGGTGGTGGTCGAGCTGCCCGTGCACGAGGCCGCGCTGTCGATCGGCTTTCGTTTCCCACCGCAGGATCAGCTGCTGGCGGTCTCCGCCGCACATCCCCTCGCGGCCCGCGGCGAGGCCGACATCGAGCAGTTGGCGAACCTCGACCTGCTGCATCGCAGCGGGGACGCCCCCGAATACTGGATGAACGCCCGCGTCCCGCGCGCCACCCCGGCGGGCGCTCCGATCCGGTCCAGCACGGGCATCACCACCATCCAGGAGGGCCTCGCCCTGGTGGCGGGCGGCGAACACGCCATGCTCCTCTGCCGCCCACTCGCTCAGCGCACGCTCCGCGAGGATGTGCGCTACCTGTCGGTCGATGGCCTGGCGCCCTCGCAGCTGGCCCTGGTCTGGCGTACCGAACACGCGGGCGAACAGTTGGCGTCGCTCGCGGAACTGCTGCACGACGAGTTCGCCGCCGATCCACCCGAACGTCTGCCCGCGTGCGCGGCGGTGTCCTGA
- a CDS encoding energy-coupling factor transporter transmembrane component T family protein, which yields MTNRKQHDVLSVEWVKLELIRTAYATRGGLFATMDPRMVIGWYLVFAVAPWLTHNLTVLALLFAAGVVSIVLARVGPLILGLFVIGLGLELLYIVIAASFFGGDLATLVALLELTLKLGAVSLASMAAFVSLDPEKLSDALLALRMPSMLAFGVSYGYRMLPILIEEFSTVFEGYRLRSAAPARRGLLGWRVLVHWSRLVVLCFYPIFLNTAKSVRTTVEALETRGFTYATVDGRGRRIRLSYLRFGFRDYAVLAGTVLCIVGFFWAGAVWPVYRTAG from the coding sequence GTGACCAACCGAAAGCAACACGACGTCCTCTCGGTGGAGTGGGTCAAGCTCGAACTGATCCGCACCGCCTATGCGACCAGGGGCGGCCTGTTCGCCACGATGGACCCCCGGATGGTGATCGGCTGGTATCTGGTCTTCGCCGTCGCACCGTGGCTGACCCACAACCTCACCGTGCTGGCGCTGCTCTTCGCTGCGGGCGTGGTCTCGATCGTGTTGGCCAGGGTCGGGCCGTTGATCCTGGGGCTGTTCGTCATCGGCCTCGGCTTGGAACTGCTCTACATCGTGATCGCGGCGTCCTTCTTCGGCGGCGACCTCGCCACGTTGGTGGCCCTGCTGGAACTCACGCTGAAACTCGGTGCGGTGTCGTTGGCGAGCATGGCGGCCTTCGTGTCGCTCGACCCGGAGAAGCTGTCCGACGCACTGTTGGCGCTGCGGATGCCGTCGATGCTGGCCTTCGGGGTCAGCTACGGCTATCGGATGTTGCCGATCCTCATCGAGGAGTTCAGCACCGTCTTCGAGGGCTACCGGCTTCGCTCGGCCGCGCCCGCCAGGCGTGGGTTGCTCGGCTGGCGGGTGCTGGTGCACTGGTCGCGGCTGGTGGTGCTGTGCTTCTATCCGATCTTCCTCAACACCGCGAAGTCGGTGCGCACCACGGTCGAGGCCCTGGAGACCAGGGGGTTCACCTATGCCACGGTCGACGGTCGGGGCCGCAGGATCCGGCTGAGCTATCTACGATTCGGCTTCCGCGACTACGCGGTGCTGGCCGGGACCGTGCTGTGCATCGTCGGGTTCTTCTGGGCCGGTGCGGTGTGGCCGGTCTACCGGACGGCGGGCTGA
- a CDS encoding RNA polymerase sigma factor → MTRRAAEGPETSVGSPVEAAFREEHGRLLAALVHRFGDLDLAEEVAAEAIEAALTHWPVDGVPSKPGAWLLTTARRRAVDRLRRDKTYATRIAVLQAEADRAEPAPRVEGGGLPDERLELFFTCAHPALPADERVALMLRCLAGLTTTEVARAFLVPSATMGQRIVRAKKKIRVARIPFRVPDAEELPTRLPGVLQVIYSIFTEGYAASSGPQLQRLDLAEEAIRLARILRSLLPGEREIAGLLGLLLSVHARRAARSGPHGEIVLLDEQDRGRWDRPMIDEGRALVVRSLTGGKPGPYGVQAAIAALHNEASGVEATDWPQIVALYDVLVGLAPSPIVAMNRAVAVAMRDGPAAGLALLAELADEPLLRRHAPFRTVQGDLLSRLGRHAEAADSFRRALELAGSEPEQDHLRRRIAAAEQQSGSAGPMAD, encoded by the coding sequence ATGACCCGGCGAGCAGCCGAAGGACCCGAAACATCGGTGGGTTCGCCCGTCGAGGCGGCCTTCCGTGAGGAACACGGCAGGCTGCTCGCCGCCCTCGTCCATCGCTTCGGCGACCTGGACCTGGCCGAGGAAGTGGCGGCCGAGGCAATCGAAGCGGCGTTGACGCACTGGCCGGTCGATGGGGTGCCGAGCAAGCCCGGTGCCTGGTTGTTGACGACGGCTCGACGGCGGGCGGTCGACCGGTTGCGCCGGGACAAGACCTACGCGACCCGGATCGCCGTGCTGCAGGCGGAGGCTGATCGCGCCGAGCCCGCACCTCGGGTCGAGGGCGGCGGGCTGCCCGACGAACGGTTGGAGCTGTTCTTCACCTGCGCGCATCCGGCACTACCCGCCGATGAGCGGGTGGCGCTGATGCTGCGGTGTCTGGCCGGTCTGACCACGACCGAGGTGGCGCGGGCGTTCCTCGTGCCCAGCGCCACGATGGGTCAGCGGATCGTCCGCGCGAAGAAGAAGATCCGGGTGGCCCGCATCCCGTTCCGGGTGCCCGACGCCGAGGAGCTGCCCACTCGGCTGCCCGGTGTCCTCCAGGTGATCTATTCGATCTTCACGGAGGGCTACGCGGCCAGCTCCGGCCCGCAGCTGCAACGACTCGATCTGGCGGAGGAGGCCATCCGGCTCGCCCGGATCCTGCGCTCGCTGTTGCCGGGTGAGCGCGAGATCGCCGGGCTGCTCGGACTGCTGCTGTCGGTGCATGCGCGGCGCGCCGCCCGCAGCGGTCCGCACGGCGAGATCGTGCTGCTCGACGAGCAGGATCGCGGCCGGTGGGATCGGCCGATGATCGACGAGGGCCGTGCGCTGGTGGTCCGGTCGCTGACCGGCGGAAAGCCGGGGCCCTACGGGGTGCAGGCCGCGATCGCCGCACTGCACAACGAGGCGAGCGGGGTGGAGGCCACCGATTGGCCGCAGATCGTGGCGCTGTACGACGTGCTGGTCGGGCTCGCGCCCTCGCCGATCGTGGCGATGAATCGCGCGGTGGCGGTGGCGATGCGCGATGGCCCGGCGGCGGGACTCGCGCTGTTGGCCGAACTCGCCGATGAGCCGCTGCTCCGCCGTCATGCGCCGTTTCGCACCGTCCAAGGCGATCTCCTGAGCAGGCTCGGGCGGCACGCCGAGGCCGCCGACAGCTTCCGGCGGGCACTCGAACTCGCCGGTTCCGAACCCGAGCAGGACCACCTGCGGCGGCGGATCGCGGCAGCGGAACAGCAGAGCGGCTCGGCCGGTCCGATGGCGGATTGA
- a CDS encoding acyltransferase family protein, with translation MTHVHSAEPAARPQRDRPYVPSLDGLRGVAILGVLLFHTGHLSGGFLGVDLFFVLSGYLITDLLVREAERSGRVSLTRFWGRRLRRLLPALAVMLGCVTVLVWAFEAPSLVQTTLSDGPWVLLNVLNWHLLAESAGYWDRFGSDRVFEHLWSIAVEEQFYLVWPVVVLVLARWRHRVSHRVAVVAVLASVGSLLLMMLLHNPADPSRVYTGTDTRAFALLLGALVACYGARAGKATVGGRWASPLSALLAVGLGASWFLVDGVGTEWLFPGGLLLHSLAAALLIGLCVQLPQTWTARALAWGPLRWLGTISYSLYLWHWPVIVLLSPTQTGLDGWPHTVVVCVVSVGLAALSKYLVEDPIRFHARWARGRSGLLVLAALVVSLLLLWLALPAPPPIAIDLTELS, from the coding sequence ATGACGCACGTTCACTCGGCCGAGCCTGCCGCGCGACCGCAGCGCGACCGGCCCTATGTGCCCTCCTTGGACGGGTTGCGCGGAGTCGCGATCCTCGGGGTACTGCTGTTCCACACCGGTCACCTCTCCGGTGGTTTCCTCGGGGTCGACCTGTTCTTCGTCCTGTCGGGTTACCTCATCACCGATCTACTGGTGCGGGAGGCCGAACGGTCGGGTCGTGTGTCGTTGACCCGGTTCTGGGGTCGCCGCTTGCGCCGACTACTGCCCGCGCTGGCCGTCATGCTCGGCTGCGTCACGGTGCTGGTCTGGGCATTCGAGGCACCGAGCCTGGTGCAGACCACGCTCTCCGATGGTCCGTGGGTACTGCTGAACGTCCTCAACTGGCATCTGCTCGCCGAGTCGGCAGGCTATTGGGACCGATTCGGGTCCGACCGGGTGTTCGAGCACCTGTGGAGCATCGCGGTCGAAGAGCAGTTCTACCTGGTGTGGCCGGTCGTCGTCCTGGTCCTCGCCCGGTGGCGGCACCGGGTTTCCCACCGGGTCGCGGTGGTCGCCGTGCTTGCGTCGGTCGGCTCGCTACTGCTGATGATGCTGCTGCACAACCCCGCCGATCCGAGTCGGGTGTACACCGGCACCGACACCCGGGCGTTCGCCCTGCTGCTCGGCGCGCTGGTCGCCTGCTACGGGGCACGCGCCGGAAAGGCCACGGTGGGCGGGCGCTGGGCGTCACCGCTATCGGCGCTGCTCGCGGTCGGTCTGGGTGCCTCCTGGTTCCTCGTCGATGGAGTGGGCACCGAATGGTTGTTCCCCGGCGGACTACTCCTACATTCGCTGGCCGCCGCGTTGCTGATCGGGTTATGTGTGCAGCTGCCGCAGACCTGGACCGCTCGGGCGTTGGCCTGGGGGCCGCTGCGCTGGCTCGGGACGATCTCCTACAGCCTCTATCTGTGGCACTGGCCCGTCATCGTGTTGCTCTCGCCCACGCAGACCGGGCTCGACGGCTGGCCGCACACGGTGGTGGTGTGTGTGGTCTCGGTCGGGCTGGCCGCACTGTCGAAATACCTGGTGGAGGATCCGATCCGCTTCCACGCGCGGTGGGCGCGCGGCCGCAGCGGGCTCCTCGTCCTGGCCGCGCTGGTGGTGTCGCTGCTGCTCTTGTGGCTCGCGCTGCCCGCCCCGCCACCGATCGCCATCGACCTCACCGAACTGAGTTGA
- a CDS encoding GNAT family N-acetyltransferase, protein MTTTPLRMPSVAPTFGRVRLRAFQERDVAMLRDMSTDPYVPTIGTLPADADEADALAFIERQRQRLTTRTGYSFCIADATTDAALGNAGLHLTQIATGRATAGYSVAPKNRGSGIAGQGLTALTRFGWTLPELHRIELYIEPWNIASQRTAEAAGYAREGLLRSHQEIAGRRVDMLVYAAIRADGPDIGATRG, encoded by the coding sequence ATGACCACCACCCCACTGCGGATGCCGTCCGTCGCGCCGACGTTCGGGCGAGTTCGGCTGCGCGCGTTCCAGGAGCGCGACGTGGCCATGCTGCGCGATATGTCGACCGATCCGTATGTGCCGACGATCGGCACGCTGCCCGCCGACGCCGACGAGGCCGATGCGCTCGCCTTCATCGAACGACAGCGGCAACGCCTGACCACCCGCACCGGCTACTCCTTCTGCATCGCCGACGCCACGACCGACGCGGCGCTGGGAAACGCCGGTCTGCACCTGACGCAGATCGCCACCGGCCGCGCGACCGCCGGTTACTCCGTCGCCCCGAAAAATCGGGGCAGCGGAATAGCGGGGCAAGGGCTCACCGCGTTGACCCGGTTCGGCTGGACACTGCCGGAGCTACACCGCATCGAGCTCTACATCGAGCCGTGGAACATCGCCTCGCAGCGCACCGCCGAGGCGGCGGGCTACGCACGCGAGGGGCTGCTGCGCAGTCACCAGGAGATCGCGGGCAGGCGGGTGGACATGCTGGTGTACGCGGCGATCCGCGCGGACGGGCCCGACATCGGGGCTACTCGCGGGTGA
- a CDS encoding MFS transporter — translation MGLSMPVGTAGPDSVRTTARQWLAVAVLALSTFIVVTSEMLPVGVLTPMADGLRISTGTTGFSLTITGLVTAGVAPLVPRLLGGLDRRLVLAVAMVVLALGNVLTAAAPGFALLVVSRIVLGVGMGVVWGLAAAVAPRLVAPRNIALAVSFAVSGVAAASVIGVPLGTLVGNVLGWRAAFVMLAVAAVALAGGLLLVLPRLPRPSASASTQAEAPRGALWRRAAVLTGLMAVVFLVTAHFAAYTYVRPILEERTGLDPAAVALLLLVYGVFGLAGNFAAGALAAHRARATVLLLAVGIGASIVLLALFGTAGVPTSIAIGLWGLVYGGLSVAGQTWMTQVAPDRVEQVTGLYVGVFTAAIALGAFLGGTIVETADIGILLWSAGLLAVVALVAALVGPGPAPRSRPRNEDAAPVGAP, via the coding sequence ATGGGTTTGTCGATGCCGGTCGGTACCGCCGGTCCGGATTCTGTTCGCACCACCGCACGCCAATGGCTGGCGGTCGCGGTGCTGGCGTTGAGCACCTTCATCGTGGTGACCTCCGAGATGCTGCCGGTCGGCGTGTTGACCCCGATGGCCGATGGGTTGCGGATCTCGACCGGCACCACCGGCTTCAGCCTGACCATCACCGGGTTGGTCACGGCAGGCGTCGCGCCGCTGGTGCCCCGGTTGCTGGGCGGGCTGGACCGACGGCTCGTGTTGGCCGTCGCGATGGTTGTGCTCGCGCTCGGCAATGTCTTGACCGCCGCCGCACCCGGATTCGCGCTGCTGGTGGTCTCGCGCATCGTGCTCGGAGTCGGGATGGGCGTGGTGTGGGGGTTGGCCGCCGCCGTCGCACCCCGGCTGGTGGCACCGCGCAACATCGCGTTGGCGGTGTCCTTCGCGGTCAGCGGAGTCGCGGCCGCCTCGGTCATCGGGGTGCCGCTCGGCACGCTGGTGGGCAATGTCCTCGGGTGGCGGGCCGCGTTCGTGATGCTGGCGGTGGCGGCCGTGGCCTTGGCGGGCGGCCTGCTGCTCGTGCTGCCCAGGCTCCCTCGGCCGAGCGCATCGGCGAGCACGCAAGCCGAGGCGCCTCGGGGCGCGCTGTGGCGCCGCGCCGCCGTGTTGACCGGTTTGATGGCGGTCGTCTTCCTTGTCACCGCGCATTTCGCCGCCTACACCTATGTGCGTCCCATCCTCGAGGAACGCACCGGGCTCGATCCGGCGGCGGTCGCGCTGCTCCTACTCGTCTACGGCGTCTTCGGCTTGGCGGGTAACTTCGCGGCCGGTGCGTTGGCCGCGCACCGCGCCAGGGCCACGGTTCTGCTGTTGGCCGTCGGCATCGGCGCCTCGATCGTGCTGCTGGCGCTGTTCGGCACCGCCGGTGTGCCGACCTCGATCGCGATCGGCCTGTGGGGCCTGGTCTACGGCGGGTTGTCGGTCGCAGGACAGACCTGGATGACGCAGGTGGCGCCGGATCGAGTCGAACAGGTCACCGGTCTCTACGTCGGAGTATTCACCGCAGCCATCGCGCTGGGCGCCTTCCTCGGCGGCACCATCGTGGAGACTGCGGACATCGGCATCCTGCTGTGGAGCGCGGGTCTGCTCGCCGTGGTGGCCTTGGTCGCCGCGCTGGTCGGGCCCGGACCGGCGCCCCGGTCGCGCCCCCGCAACGAGGACGCGGCTCCGGTCGGTGCGCCGTGA
- a CDS encoding LysR substrate-binding domain-containing protein — translation MLSSWRLRLLSLLDTLGTVRAVAETLHLSASTVSQQLAVLETETRCQLLERTGRRVRLTQAGLLLARRGREILDQMAEAEADLRALNDEPIGTVRLGVFQSAIYTLAVPTATRLAATHPHLHLELIELEPHESGAALRAGEADVIVTTTDYSGLTWGADLEIIPLGTDTIVLVLPSGHPLTRRPTVNLAACAEETWACDRPRSYMADLTTRLCREAGFEPRVACRFSNTLMLLRHVESYRSIALLPALAVTPEHDVVTRELSTPVRRNVTIVVRRGATQRAAVDAVVAALRDHPDLPALAAPRQRITRE, via the coding sequence GTGCTCAGCTCGTGGAGACTTCGCCTGCTCAGCCTGCTCGACACCCTGGGCACGGTGCGTGCCGTGGCCGAGACACTGCACCTGAGTGCCTCGACGGTGTCCCAACAACTGGCCGTGCTGGAGACCGAGACCCGCTGCCAACTGCTGGAACGCACCGGCCGCCGAGTCCGACTCACCCAGGCCGGCCTGCTGCTGGCCCGGCGCGGCCGCGAGATCCTGGATCAGATGGCCGAGGCCGAGGCCGATCTGCGTGCACTGAACGACGAGCCCATCGGCACCGTCCGGCTCGGTGTCTTCCAGAGCGCGATCTATACCCTCGCGGTGCCCACGGCCACCCGGCTCGCCGCCACCCATCCCCACCTGCACCTCGAACTGATCGAGCTGGAGCCGCACGAGAGCGGCGCGGCGCTGCGGGCGGGGGAGGCGGACGTCATCGTCACCACCACCGACTATTCGGGCCTGACCTGGGGTGCCGACCTGGAGATCATCCCGCTGGGCACCGACACGATCGTGCTGGTGCTACCGAGTGGCCACCCGCTGACCCGGCGCCCGACCGTCAACCTCGCCGCCTGCGCCGAGGAGACCTGGGCGTGCGACCGGCCCCGCTCCTACATGGCCGACCTGACGACCCGGCTGTGCCGTGAGGCGGGCTTCGAACCCCGAGTGGCCTGCCGCTTCAGCAACACGCTGATGCTGTTGCGGCACGTCGAGTCGTATCGCTCGATCGCCCTGCTACCCGCCCTGGCCGTCACCCCGGAGCACGACGTGGTCACCAGGGAGTTGAGCACCCCGGTCCGCCGCAACGTCACCATCGTCGTCCGGCGCGGCGCCACCCAGCGAGCCGCGGTGGACGCGGTCGTCGCGGCGTTGCGGGATCACCCCGACCTGCCCGCCCTGGCAGCGCCGAGACAACGGATCACCCGCGAGTAG